The window taagccgacccaactataagccaaggcacctaattttaccacaaaaatctgggaaaacctattgattcgagtataagccgagggtgggaaatgcattggtcacagcctccccatttataTAACCCAACAGACCatgccccatagtatacagcctgccagcccatatcccccagtatataggcagccccctgccccagtttatagccagccccctgccccagtatatagccagcagcaggggaagccggaaaggtgagttttgattttttttttactcgattataagccgagtttgggttttcagcacatttttttgtgctaaaaaactaggcttatactcgggtatatatgttatttatttatatcagttctagggaaagtgggtgattagaatctttattttttttgtatttattttcttatcactatttttcagaccccccccccccccagggtactttaaccctaggttgtctgattgatcccaccatatactgccatactacagtagtaACATCACGTCATAGCTCTCCGAATATGCCGACGCATAGGCAAGTGCGGTGTCCGtaaaaaagtgttttatttgctttagtagtaaaacataagaaaacctgtacatgtttggGGTCTCCTTAATTGTACTTAACAGAATAGTTTTATCATGTTTATTTTACTGTAAGGTGAACATCATTAATTATCTATGAGAATAGGAGGCAGTTCACACCAAAACAGCAGCTCTGGCAGGCAAAACTCTCCAAAACTCACAAGTTCAATGGATACAAGAATTGTGACGGTGATCACAGAAGGATCCTATGTTACATGTAACTTGGTCTGTTAGGATGTTTTAGGTTGAGATTGCTTttgatttcagtgaatgtgacctcctaatgctgcaaattcaacaaatgaaCATTTTCAATTCTTTACAGCCTATAAAATGTTTAGAAACtctgcattttgatttttttttttttattttgaagaatatactgttatcattggaagttttgttcaataaaaatgaaatttttactCTAACAGGTATAAATAACCGGTATAAATCAAACAGCTCTGTTCTGTGTGCAGTGGTCAGAACAGGTTATTGCGATGATCTTATCTGTATAAGGTGCAGGATATAATCTTAGGATATTTTTATCAATATTTTATGGCCAGAAAAtccatgtaccatatttttcggtacgccgactataaggcgcaccggattataaggcgcacctaaatTATAagcatgaatgaccagcaggtggcagacctgtgcacagttcaaggcaactattgtctgtaagtacggttcatatataaggcgcaccattgatttctgagaaaatcaaaggatttttttgtgcgccttatagcccgaaaaatacggtaaatcacTTTTAAATTAACAATTTACTAAACTTAAGATGAAATTATTTAAATTTTTGCATGTAAAATAAATTAAGATGAGTGTCCTTTTCACAATATCTCTGCCACAGTAATAGCAATCAGCTTTTAATGAATGTTTTGCCATCATCTGTAACCGATGAATCTTTCAGACTTCTTTTATCACCTTGCTGGTCATGGAAGCCGGAGCAGCAGGTGGATTCCTGTGTTCCCAGCTTAGAACAACAGTTCCGCATTGCTTGAATCTCTTCCTCACATTTGTTCTCCATATAATTATTTACTGtgaatataaaatatgtataaattacaATGCTGAATGGACAGGAGCAGAATGTATTGTTGATAATGTATTATTACGGCGTACACTGCAGGCATTTCTGGATTGCACAGGCCGCCTTCTGACACGGATCTTTTCTTGGAGGCATCAGTAACCTGAAGGAAAGAGGTAAAGTGCCAAAAAGAAAGTTTAATAGATATGGTAACGGTACTAAATACATTGACTACATGTTCTGccccgctttcttgatatgcaaAGTGAAGCACAGAaggcttataataataattcctttatttatatagcgcacacagattatgaagcgctgcacagagtttgccaaatcagtccctgtccccatggggctcacaatctaatcaacctaccagtatgttttggagtgtgggaggaaaccaaaggacCTGAAGGAAACAaaggcaaac is drawn from Engystomops pustulosus chromosome 9, aEngPut4.maternal, whole genome shotgun sequence and contains these coding sequences:
- the CMC4 gene encoding cx9C motif-containing protein 4, translating into MPPRKDPCQKAACAIQKCLQLNNYMENKCEEEIQAMRNCCSKLGTQESTCCSGFHDQQGDKRSLKDSSVTDDGKTFIKS